Proteins found in one Lysinibacillus fusiformis genomic segment:
- a CDS encoding peroxiredoxin: MAERMVGKQAPDFTMEAVLSDKSFGKVSLEDIKAQDKWTVLFFYPMDFTFVCPTEITAMSDRYDEFEDLDAEVIGVSTDTIHTHLAWINTDRTQNGLGELKYPLAADTNHQVSKEYGVLIEEEGIALRGLFIINPEGELKYQTVFDNNIGRDVDETLRVLQALQTGGLCPANWRPGQATL, from the coding sequence ATGGCAGAACGCATGGTAGGTAAACAAGCACCTGACTTTACAATGGAAGCAGTACTTTCAGACAAATCATTTGGTAAAGTATCATTAGAAGATATTAAAGCACAAGATAAATGGACAGTTCTTTTCTTCTATCCAATGGACTTTACATTCGTATGTCCAACTGAAATCACTGCAATGAGCGATCGTTATGACGAGTTCGAAGACTTAGATGCAGAAGTAATCGGTGTTTCTACTGACACGATCCATACACACTTAGCATGGATTAATACAGACCGCACGCAAAATGGTCTTGGTGAATTAAAATACCCATTAGCTGCTGATACTAACCATCAAGTATCTAAAGAATATGGTGTTTTAATTGAAGAAGAAGGTATCGCATTACGTGGTTTATTCATCATCAACCCAGAAGGCGAATTAAAATACCAAACAGTATTTGATAACAACATCGGCCGTGATGTTGATGAAACACTACGTGTACTTCAAGCACTACAAACGGGTGGTCTTTGCCCAGCTAACTGGCGTCCAGGCCAAGCAACTCTATAA
- a CDS encoding TlpA family protein disulfide reductase: MKLREQMPELVGATTWLNGEVSKAELVGKKPTLIHFWSVSCHLCKEAMPDVNNFRDQYKDELNVVAVHMPRSEADTDLDTIKAVAAEHDIVQPIFVDSEMKLTDAFENQYVPAYFVFDKDGQLRHMQAGGSGMKMLEKRVNRVLDEMRNAE; encoded by the coding sequence ATGAAACTTCGTGAACAAATGCCTGAATTAGTAGGCGCAACGACTTGGTTAAATGGTGAAGTATCAAAAGCGGAATTAGTAGGCAAAAAACCAACTTTAATTCACTTCTGGTCAGTAAGCTGCCATTTATGTAAAGAAGCAATGCCAGACGTAAACAATTTCCGCGATCAATATAAAGATGAATTAAACGTTGTAGCAGTACATATGCCACGTTCTGAGGCAGATACTGATTTAGATACAATAAAAGCAGTAGCAGCAGAGCATGATATTGTGCAACCAATCTTTGTAGACAGTGAAATGAAACTAACAGATGCTTTTGAAAACCAATATGTACCAGCGTATTTTGTGTTCGATAAAGATGGTCAGCTGCGTCATATGCAAGCTGGTGGTAGTGGTATGAAAATGCTAGAAAAACGTGTAAACCGCGTGCTAGATGAGATGCGTAACGCTGAATAA
- a CDS encoding potassium channel family protein, protein MKKEFAVIGLGRFGGSIVRELMSQGAQVMAIDHSSERVDEFASIATQAVIADSTDESVLNSLGIRNFEHVIVAIGEDIQASILTTIILKEIGVEQITVKAQNDYHEKVLRKIGADFVVHPERDMGIRIANNMLSNTVLDYLELSDEHSIMELKANDAIAGYSIMDLDIRAKYGINIVGIKRGADIIVSPQASDKILLGDIMLVIGADVDINRFVKKALNG, encoded by the coding sequence ATGAAAAAAGAGTTTGCAGTCATAGGGCTTGGACGTTTTGGAGGAAGTATTGTTCGTGAATTAATGAGTCAGGGCGCACAAGTAATGGCGATTGACCATTCTTCAGAGCGTGTAGATGAGTTTGCTTCCATTGCTACACAAGCTGTTATTGCAGATTCAACCGATGAGTCGGTACTGAATTCATTAGGCATTCGTAATTTTGAGCACGTAATTGTAGCAATTGGGGAAGATATTCAAGCAAGTATATTAACAACCATCATTTTAAAGGAAATTGGTGTTGAGCAAATTACGGTAAAGGCTCAAAACGATTACCATGAAAAGGTTTTACGTAAAATTGGCGCAGATTTTGTCGTCCATCCTGAGCGAGATATGGGGATTCGTATTGCCAATAATATGTTATCAAATACTGTACTAGATTATTTAGAGCTATCAGATGAGCACTCCATTATGGAATTAAAGGCCAATGATGCGATTGCAGGATACTCCATTATGGATTTGGATATTCGCGCTAAATATGGCATCAACATTGTAGGAATCAAGCGTGGAGCTGACATTATTGTATCTCCACAGGCAAGTGACAAGATTTTACTAGGAGATATTATGCTTGTTATAGGCGCTGATGTGGATATAAATCGTTTTGTTAAAAAGGCATTGAATGGGTAA